From a region of the Sphingopyxis sp. YR583 genome:
- a CDS encoding CHAT domain-containing protein — MTDLKRRQSAIPYSEKAARIALLAERAKLIAEYHGDDSVPHADALQLLAFEYYSEKRWTEDAALRSRALAIRRKLQGDRSSDTLYAVRALAHSLAEDGRSAEATKILAEVLGAWQGGSTLTDVAEQTVPRGRTVEGKALGMAAAAHARLALDNGDAASALASSRIAAASSLAYRRGFGTGVLDEQLVELAEKDPSTHTGEEMFAEWSRLHADVLWEAGPKSPSAKSDALLILQDIMAGRTSRALARSAATRAAAASGAAGLAAERDAKAAELGALFARSESTKAGSDADRALWQEIGTANAALEAIDSRLAAATPGYFELVKPALLDEPAAKTLLAADEAFLMIVPTPRGTHSLVVTRGGVEWHRSAMTEAELTRHVRRLLWDVGANIDVTPEEDERWSAEGEGDFPFDRGTAYRLYEELVAPVSGALAGKRHLFTSAAGSISSLPLGILVTEKPTGTDGDPAALRATSWFADKAAIVQLPSLQSLQLLRAVAGANIPTGSSMIGFGDPLLEGNAATRGVEGRNRTARGGGTPLASNIWRAASGETELADPSALRRLARLPGTEKELKAMEGLVGAGNTKLFLAGEATEAKLKAADLSSSSILFLATHGLVAGEIADLGEPGLVFTPPAAASPADDGLLTASEVAALRIGAGWVILSACNTAAGDGRAGAPGLSGLARAFFFAGAESLLASHWPVRDDVAAVLTVRLFEILRADSKLSRAEALQQVEREIRNDTRDDPYLRSWSHPSAWAPFSLIGDISD, encoded by the coding sequence ATGACAGACCTCAAGCGACGCCAGAGCGCAATTCCGTACAGCGAAAAAGCCGCGCGCATCGCCCTGCTCGCCGAACGCGCCAAGTTGATTGCCGAATATCATGGCGACGACAGTGTCCCGCACGCCGACGCCCTCCAGCTTCTGGCTTTTGAATATTATTCTGAGAAGCGCTGGACTGAAGATGCAGCGCTCCGTTCACGCGCGCTTGCTATTCGCAGGAAGCTGCAGGGCGATCGATCGAGCGACACGCTCTATGCCGTGCGCGCGCTCGCCCACTCACTCGCGGAAGATGGCCGAAGCGCAGAGGCCACAAAGATATTGGCGGAGGTACTGGGCGCCTGGCAGGGCGGTTCCACCCTGACCGACGTAGCCGAGCAGACGGTGCCGCGCGGCCGCACGGTCGAGGGCAAGGCGCTCGGCATGGCCGCGGCTGCGCATGCAAGGCTCGCCCTCGATAATGGCGACGCGGCCTCCGCCCTCGCCTCGTCGCGTATTGCCGCAGCATCTTCGCTTGCCTATCGGCGCGGCTTCGGCACGGGTGTGCTCGACGAGCAATTGGTCGAACTTGCAGAGAAGGACCCGTCCACCCACACCGGTGAGGAAATGTTTGCAGAGTGGTCGCGTCTCCACGCCGACGTGCTTTGGGAAGCGGGCCCGAAGAGCCCGTCGGCCAAGTCCGACGCCCTCCTCATTCTCCAGGACATCATGGCGGGCCGAACCTCGCGCGCGTTGGCGCGTTCGGCAGCGACGCGCGCCGCCGCTGCGTCGGGAGCCGCCGGACTTGCCGCCGAGCGAGATGCAAAGGCGGCGGAACTCGGCGCGCTTTTCGCGAGGAGCGAAAGCACGAAGGCCGGCAGCGACGCGGATCGGGCGCTGTGGCAGGAAATCGGCACGGCCAACGCCGCGCTCGAGGCGATCGATTCCCGGCTGGCCGCCGCAACGCCAGGCTATTTCGAACTGGTGAAGCCGGCGCTCTTGGACGAGCCCGCTGCCAAAACACTATTGGCCGCCGACGAGGCATTTTTGATGATCGTGCCCACGCCGCGCGGTACGCACAGTCTTGTCGTGACGCGCGGTGGCGTCGAGTGGCATCGATCTGCCATGACCGAAGCCGAACTCACGAGGCATGTACGCCGTCTGCTCTGGGATGTCGGCGCGAACATCGATGTGACGCCAGAAGAAGACGAGCGCTGGTCCGCCGAAGGCGAAGGCGACTTTCCGTTCGATCGCGGCACGGCGTACCGTCTCTACGAGGAGCTGGTTGCGCCCGTCAGTGGAGCGCTGGCGGGCAAGCGGCACCTTTTCACCTCTGCGGCAGGATCGATCTCCTCGCTGCCTCTCGGCATCCTCGTGACCGAAAAGCCGACAGGCACCGACGGCGACCCTGCAGCGTTACGGGCGACATCCTGGTTCGCCGACAAGGCGGCGATCGTCCAGCTGCCGTCGCTCCAGTCGCTTCAGCTTCTCCGCGCGGTTGCGGGCGCAAACATCCCCACAGGAAGCAGCATGATAGGCTTCGGAGACCCCTTGCTCGAGGGCAATGCCGCGACGCGCGGCGTCGAAGGCCGGAACCGGACGGCACGCGGCGGCGGCACGCCGCTTGCCAGCAATATCTGGCGTGCGGCGAGCGGCGAGACCGAACTTGCAGATCCCTCGGCCCTCCGCCGGCTTGCCCGGCTTCCCGGGACGGAGAAAGAGTTGAAAGCGATGGAGGGGCTCGTCGGCGCCGGGAATACGAAGCTTTTCCTGGCAGGCGAAGCGACGGAAGCGAAGCTGAAGGCAGCCGACCTTTCTTCATCGTCGATATTGTTCCTCGCGACGCACGGACTTGTCGCGGGCGAGATCGCCGACCTCGGCGAACCGGGTCTCGTCTTTACGCCGCCCGCAGCTGCCAGCCCCGCCGACGATGGCTTGCTGACCGCGAGCGAAGTGGCGGCACTCCGCATCGGCGCGGGGTGGGTCATCCTGTCCGCCTGCAATACAGCAGCCGGCGACGGCCGTGCCGGGGCGCCCGGCCTTTCCGGCCTCGCACGCGCCTTCTTCTTCGCGGGCGCGGAAAGCCTGCTCGCATCGCACTGGCCGGTCCGCGACGATGTCGCGGCCGTCCTCACCGTCCGCCTGTTCGAGATCTTACGCGCGGATTCGAAACTGTCGCGCGCCGAAGCCCTGCAGCAGGTAGAGCGCGAAATTCGCAATGACACACGCGACGACCCCTATCTTAGGAGCTGGTCGCACCCGAGCGCCTGGGCGCCCTTTTCGCTGATCGGAGACATCAGCGACTGA
- a CDS encoding proline iminopeptidase-family hydrolase: MDLSRRMMIASGLMAATMPCAATARADDGVPSADKELRVPVTGGDLYVRVNGNLESGRPPLIMVHGGPGGALWQLFPALPLSVDRAIILYDQLDSGRSDAPGDKANWTVDRYVSEIAAIRDALKLEAFHLYGHSWGGILANRYASRRPAGLKSLILQGTPLSAARLDASVRSLYGALPNGVAAVIERNERAGTFDDPAYGEAMTAFMRKHLNRTSTRAVAMPYMASLPADRGDALALAMTGGALAPFGGALKDFNDENLLGEIAVPTLLLCGEFDIMTPTATRAMLPLLKHGSFLEIIGAGHMAQFDQPEAWRTAISNFLTASKGRDGLKQ; this comes from the coding sequence ATGGACCTGTCACGCAGGATGATGATCGCTTCGGGATTGATGGCAGCGACCATGCCATGTGCTGCAACCGCAAGAGCAGATGACGGGGTTCCATCAGCAGACAAAGAGCTCCGCGTGCCAGTCACGGGCGGCGATCTATACGTCAGGGTCAACGGCAATCTCGAGAGCGGGCGGCCGCCGCTGATCATGGTGCACGGTGGCCCCGGCGGTGCACTGTGGCAACTTTTCCCTGCCCTGCCACTTTCCGTTGATCGAGCGATCATACTTTACGATCAGCTCGACAGTGGGCGCTCGGACGCACCGGGAGACAAGGCGAACTGGACCGTGGATCGTTATGTGTCCGAAATCGCTGCGATCCGCGATGCTCTCAAACTCGAAGCCTTCCATCTTTATGGGCATAGCTGGGGCGGCATCCTCGCCAATCGCTACGCCTCTCGACGGCCCGCGGGGCTCAAAAGCCTTATATTGCAGGGAACGCCCTTGTCTGCGGCGCGCCTCGATGCGAGCGTCCGGAGCCTGTACGGCGCGCTACCAAATGGTGTCGCGGCGGTCATCGAACGGAATGAGCGCGCCGGGACATTTGACGATCCGGCCTATGGTGAAGCGATGACCGCGTTCATGCGCAAGCATCTCAACCGGACGAGCACCCGGGCGGTTGCCATGCCATATATGGCGTCTCTCCCTGCCGATCGGGGGGACGCGCTCGCCCTCGCCATGACGGGTGGGGCCTTGGCGCCGTTCGGCGGTGCACTAAAAGATTTCAACGACGAGAATCTGCTGGGCGAAATTGCGGTACCTACACTCCTCCTTTGCGGGGAGTTCGATATTATGACACCGACGGCCACCCGGGCGATGTTGCCATTGCTGAAGCATGGATCGTTCCTGGAAATCATCGGCGCAGGCCATATGGCGCAGTTTGACCAGCCCGAAGCATGGCGAACCGCAATCTCGAACTTCCTGACGGCATCGAAAGGGCGTGACGGCCTCAAGCAGTGA
- a CDS encoding TonB-dependent receptor family protein, whose protein sequence is MAELSSWDDNILAIELADIFYNNRHVKHPIFQWLDFTVDDYGGFVRAVDDRTFGSVRNRLIVGANIQAGTIDTEQFVNLPGAVKGALVASMADKSKNISFYAEDSLFVRPDLALIAGVQYLHATRDRRDRFLSNGDQSGKASYDLWSPRFGILWDATPDVQLFGNVSRSVEIPSYDANIFATPTSGLKAQHATTFEIGTRGRSGAIGWDLSLYRSEIENELQCLTTGPFSACSIVNAGKTVHQGFEAGIDAAVPLSDAGDTLAINAAYTYSDFFFDNDPRYGDNELPGVPRHYLRAEALYKHRSGFYAGPNIEWAPGHYFADNANSLTVDPYALLNLKAGYDPGKRWSIYVEGRNLTGKNYISTVAVAGTASPTAELFNPGIGRAVYVGVRVRW, encoded by the coding sequence TTGGCGGAACTGTCGTCGTGGGACGATAATATCTTGGCCATCGAACTCGCCGACATCTTCTACAACAACCGTCATGTGAAGCACCCGATCTTCCAGTGGCTCGACTTCACGGTCGACGACTATGGCGGCTTCGTTCGCGCGGTCGATGATCGCACGTTCGGCAGCGTCCGCAACCGGCTGATCGTCGGCGCTAATATCCAGGCGGGCACGATCGACACCGAACAGTTCGTGAATTTGCCGGGTGCGGTCAAAGGCGCGCTTGTCGCCTCGATGGCCGACAAGTCGAAGAATATCTCCTTCTATGCCGAGGATTCGCTCTTCGTGCGCCCCGACCTCGCGCTAATCGCCGGCGTGCAATATCTTCACGCGACCCGCGACCGGCGCGATCGCTTCCTGTCCAACGGCGACCAGTCGGGCAAGGCTAGCTACGATCTCTGGAGCCCGCGCTTCGGCATTCTCTGGGATGCGACGCCCGACGTCCAGCTCTTCGGCAATGTGTCGCGCAGCGTCGAGATACCGAGCTACGACGCCAATATCTTCGCGACACCGACAAGCGGCCTCAAGGCGCAGCACGCGACGACGTTCGAGATCGGGACGCGCGGGCGCAGCGGCGCGATCGGCTGGGATCTGTCGCTCTATCGCTCGGAGATCGAGAATGAGCTACAGTGCCTCACCACCGGCCCGTTCAGCGCCTGCAGCATCGTCAATGCGGGCAAGACGGTGCACCAGGGGTTCGAGGCGGGCATCGATGCCGCCGTTCCGCTGTCGGATGCGGGCGACACGCTCGCGATCAACGCCGCCTATACCTACAGCGATTTCTTCTTCGACAATGACCCGCGCTATGGCGACAATGAGCTGCCGGGCGTGCCGCGACATTATCTGCGCGCCGAGGCGCTCTACAAGCATCGCTCGGGCTTTTACGCCGGACCCAACATCGAATGGGCGCCCGGCCATTATTTTGCCGACAACGCCAACAGCCTGACCGTCGATCCCTATGCGCTGCTGAACCTCAAGGCTGGCTACGACCCCGGCAAGCGCTGGTCGATCTATGTCGAGGGCCGCAACCTGACGGGCAAAAACTATATCTCGACCGTCGCTGTCGCGGGGACCGCAAGCCCGACCGCAGAGCTCTTCAATCCCGGGATCGGCCGAGCTGTCTACGTCGGCGTGCGCGTCCGTTGGTGA
- a CDS encoding ParB N-terminal domain-containing protein, which yields MKLKPTAAQTRPSSRVNFDQRLGLIEYRSPASLTPYINDPPKHPEKKIVKLMASIDQFGFAAPVLVDVHSTIIAGHARIEAARPRRDPRSRR from the coding sequence ATGAAGCTTAAACCTACCGCAGCGCAAACACGCCCATCATCGCGCGTCAATTTCGATCAAAGGCTCGGGCTGATCGAATATCGTTCGCCGGCGTCGTTGACGCCCTACATCAACGACCCGCCCAAACATCCTGAGAAGAAGATCGTTAAGCTGATGGCTTCGATAGACCAATTTGGCTTCGCCGCGCCTGTCCTGGTCGACGTCCACAGCACGATCATCGCGGGTCATGCGCGGATTGAAGCGGCTCGGCCTCGCCGAGATCCCCGTTCTCGTCGCTGA
- a CDS encoding surface-adhesin E family protein, whose product MLLAAAAVALVPSAASAREWVVIGNDEHGWRWQMDRQADRLEGDHVYVWARSDLPPGATKVYSPSNWYFKIDCRHGTIRALRMIVYDKASGRQLEERSNPDDVGGADMAEPKSGSIHETIVGHRCYNPDF is encoded by the coding sequence ATGCTGCTCGCCGCCGCCGCCGTGGCGCTCGTCCCTTCGGCGGCCAGCGCGCGCGAATGGGTGGTCATCGGAAATGATGAACATGGCTGGCGCTGGCAGATGGACAGGCAGGCGGATAGGCTGGAGGGCGATCATGTATATGTGTGGGCGCGTTCCGACCTGCCGCCAGGTGCCACCAAAGTCTATTCACCCTCGAACTGGTATTTCAAGATCGACTGCCGGCACGGGACGATCCGCGCGCTGCGGATGATCGTCTATGACAAAGCAAGCGGACGCCAGCTGGAAGAGCGGTCGAATCCCGACGACGTCGGCGGAGCGGATATGGCCGAGCCGAAATCTGGCTCGATCCACGAAACCATCGTCGGGCACAGGTGCTATAATCCTGATTTCTGA
- a CDS encoding esterase/lipase family protein, which yields MKISRTLPALTLALMLSGAAAPVAAAAAAQCDSGWAGTISYSRHQSNSNSKTEKRVSGKGTETSDWGMTYDYKAQVVVRATENPDLSTGLANISLNSVSTETKSANERFICPHERTPREMSGNFVYKSETRANESGLEAGVNISLDTSGTYSVSIGLPDVKGMVSGSNSASYSGQCKAKESVNQSLGDMPTTVDGVRFGSSGEDRYQLSDPNRLSGSHSVSLLGTTEMLTWNLRRCGGDLRLVDVKFEDMRFPEWGAWKDIVEQVGTIDGNLVRLTAIVANDGPDEKAATVKFRDTYKGDKWDGAKPDGLLGELSVSVPGGEQREVQFEWDSSGFSWFDDGRPRLVQRIKAEVEDRGKKIDDMTRNLKVAPKPIVLVHGLWSNWRAWETWQNILTTSHSYDWKAFPVGERPEHGRMNTGEELGNFGPTNTIAQNAVELGNYVRYAQKDRNAWHVDLVAHSMGGLISRRYIHATMPTYPDGKPQVSHLVMLGTPNMGSRCADLLSVPLETAGRSMDALRELRPSVVEGFNAENSNRKGVPFSILVGNPLPPACYMLSLNDGVVAVPSAKWTITDSETQAILHTSMTGTGPFSSFVQPRVALGPGKQASGDQSARAAATSARAPARIMITGVEGDKSAAPSDFSKVLMLAPGQTLDVSIPVKNASNFGLTFVAANTVSATLIDDTGAVAGANLTDTPEANQIFRSLIVNRTIAQGNWILKLHSKDRADREIILSTWSNAP from the coding sequence ATGAAAATTTCGCGCACCTTGCCGGCGCTGACACTTGCCCTGATGCTGTCCGGCGCCGCGGCCCCCGTAGCGGCGGCCGCCGCGGCGCAATGCGACAGCGGATGGGCCGGAACCATAAGCTATTCGCGGCACCAGTCGAACAGCAATTCAAAGACCGAAAAACGGGTTTCGGGCAAGGGTACCGAGACTTCCGACTGGGGCATGACCTATGACTATAAAGCGCAGGTCGTGGTTCGCGCGACGGAGAACCCCGACCTCAGCACCGGCCTTGCGAACATCAGCCTGAATTCGGTGTCGACCGAGACCAAATCGGCGAACGAACGCTTCATCTGTCCGCACGAACGCACGCCGCGCGAGATGTCGGGAAATTTCGTCTACAAGAGTGAGACGCGCGCTAACGAAAGCGGGCTGGAAGCCGGGGTCAACATCTCGCTGGACACCAGCGGCACCTATAGTGTCAGCATCGGACTGCCCGATGTGAAGGGCATGGTGTCGGGGTCGAACTCGGCAAGTTACAGTGGCCAGTGCAAGGCCAAGGAAAGCGTAAACCAAAGCCTCGGCGACATGCCGACGACTGTCGATGGCGTGCGCTTCGGCAGCAGTGGCGAGGACCGCTACCAGCTTTCCGATCCCAATCGCCTATCGGGCAGCCATTCGGTCTCGCTACTCGGAACCACCGAAATGCTGACCTGGAACCTCCGTCGCTGCGGCGGCGACCTGCGGCTGGTCGACGTCAAATTCGAGGACATGCGCTTTCCCGAATGGGGGGCGTGGAAAGACATTGTCGAGCAGGTGGGCACGATCGACGGGAACCTCGTACGCCTGACCGCGATCGTCGCCAACGACGGCCCGGACGAGAAAGCAGCGACCGTAAAATTCCGCGACACCTACAAGGGCGACAAATGGGATGGCGCAAAACCCGACGGGCTGCTCGGCGAATTATCGGTCAGCGTTCCCGGCGGCGAACAGCGGGAGGTGCAATTCGAATGGGACAGCTCGGGCTTCTCCTGGTTCGACGACGGCCGGCCGCGCCTGGTCCAGCGCATCAAGGCCGAAGTCGAGGACAGGGGCAAAAAGATCGACGATATGACGCGCAACCTGAAGGTCGCGCCGAAACCAATCGTCCTTGTTCACGGCCTGTGGTCGAACTGGCGCGCTTGGGAGACGTGGCAGAATATCCTCACCACCAGTCACAGCTACGACTGGAAAGCGTTTCCGGTCGGCGAACGGCCCGAGCACGGTCGGATGAATACCGGCGAGGAGCTAGGAAATTTCGGCCCTACCAACACGATCGCCCAAAATGCCGTCGAGCTGGGCAACTATGTCCGTTACGCGCAGAAGGATCGCAATGCCTGGCACGTGGATCTGGTCGCCCACTCGATGGGCGGGCTGATCAGCCGGCGCTACATCCATGCGACGATGCCGACCTATCCGGACGGCAAGCCGCAGGTGTCGCATCTTGTCATGCTCGGAACACCCAATATGGGTAGCCGCTGCGCCGACCTGCTCAGCGTGCCACTCGAAACCGCCGGCCGGTCGATGGACGCGCTGCGTGAATTGCGGCCGAGCGTGGTCGAAGGGTTCAACGCCGAAAACAGCAACCGCAAGGGCGTGCCTTTCTCGATCCTCGTCGGCAATCCGCTGCCACCGGCCTGCTATATGCTGAGCCTCAACGACGGCGTGGTTGCGGTGCCCTCGGCCAAATGGACGATCACGGACAGCGAGACGCAGGCGATTCTTCACACGAGCATGACGGGAACGGGGCCCTTCTCGTCTTTCGTCCAGCCACGCGTAGCACTCGGACCGGGCAAGCAGGCGTCAGGCGATCAGTCCGCACGCGCTGCGGCAACGTCGGCCCGCGCGCCTGCGCGGATCATGATAACGGGTGTCGAGGGGGATAAGTCGGCGGCCCCTTCCGATTTCTCGAAAGTGCTGATGCTCGCCCCGGGCCAGACACTCGATGTTTCGATCCCCGTCAAAAACGCTTCGAACTTTGGCCTGACCTTCGTGGCGGCGAACACCGTGTCCGCAACGTTGATCGACGACACAGGCGCCGTCGCTGGAGCCAACCTGACCGATACGCCCGAAGCGAACCAGATTTTCCGATCTTTGATCGTGAACCGGACGATCGCGCAGGGCAACTGGATCCTGAAGTTGCACAGCAAGGACCGTGCGGATCGTGAAATCATCCTGTCGACCTGGTCAAATGCCCCATGA
- a CDS encoding UrcA family protein, translating to MRPDAVIPHRDIDLRTLEGREQLNDRIDRVALELCSDEWRLGAHFNRFNPAWCARPT from the coding sequence ATGCGCCCCGATGCCGTCATCCCCCACCGGGATATCGATCTACGAACGCTCGAAGGGCGCGAACAATTGAACGACAGGATCGATAGGGTGGCGCTGGAACTCTGCTCCGACGAATGGAGGCTGGGCGCGCATTTCAACCGCTTCAATCCCGCCTGGTGTGCCCGGCCGACATAA
- a CDS encoding LytR/AlgR family response regulator transcription factor, whose product MSALRVLLVDDEPLALRRLETLFGDIDDVEVIGTASTGDEAEAKIATLRPDLVMLDISMPQKSGIRVAADLASDPRPEIIFVTAFEQYAPDAFEVDAADYLLKPVRFDRLRQAVERARRRRTMRDAIDRLAGTPAGTREEAIWVQIATGNLRLPIAQIEWVEAARDYVLFHTSTRSYIHRISMAALEQLFDPQQLMRVHRSTFIRPALVNGVQRLGKGLIALEMEDGAVVQVGPSYVKIVLDRLSLA is encoded by the coding sequence ATGAGTGCGCTACGCGTCCTGCTTGTCGATGACGAGCCGCTGGCGCTTCGTCGCCTCGAAACGCTGTTTGGCGATATCGACGACGTCGAAGTGATCGGCACCGCGTCAACCGGAGACGAGGCGGAGGCGAAGATCGCAACACTGCGCCCCGACCTCGTCATGCTCGACATTTCGATGCCGCAAAAAAGCGGGATTCGCGTTGCCGCGGACCTCGCCTCCGATCCGCGCCCCGAAATCATCTTCGTCACCGCCTTCGAACAATATGCCCCCGACGCGTTCGAGGTCGACGCCGCCGACTATCTGCTTAAACCCGTCCGCTTCGACCGCCTCCGCCAGGCTGTCGAGCGGGCACGCCGACGCCGGACGATGCGCGATGCCATCGACCGGTTGGCCGGAACGCCAGCCGGAACCCGCGAGGAGGCGATCTGGGTGCAGATTGCCACCGGCAATTTGCGCCTTCCCATCGCTCAGATCGAATGGGTCGAAGCGGCGCGCGACTATGTGCTGTTTCACACCTCGACGCGAAGCTACATCCACCGCATCTCGATGGCGGCGCTCGAACAATTGTTCGATCCGCAACAATTGATGCGAGTGCACCGTTCGACCTTCATCCGGCCCGCGTTGGTGAATGGCGTCCAGCGCCTCGGCAAAGGCCTGATCGCGCTCGAGATGGAAGATGGCGCAGTCGTGCAGGTGGGGCCAAGCTATGTCAAAATCGTGCTGGACCGGCTCAGCCTCGCCTGA
- a CDS encoding sensor histidine kinase: MSLKPEHRQTIALVIATWTLSGILYIIPYHIFSGASTYVTVSVTNICVMGMLLSWGVWWTVRRTRHRNMAVRLAAMGLAVCLASGLLALIDAATGEWIGRLVVSKQMAAPFGLRATNNFIALVWQFALLGAAFTVIEANKLTRERELELAAAREIASRAEAAASAASLAALRYQLNPHFLFNTLNAISSLIVTKEYATADAMLAKLSEFLRATLSSEPDALLPLEDELATLQHYLEIESVRFGERLAVEFVCPPALNGALVPSFLLQPLIENAIKYALAPSAVPVTIRVEASSEGDTLTIAVEDDGTGKEKDRKPGTGVGIANVRQRLETLYGARGSIETRKRERGFVAIARLPLDRREAAA; the protein is encoded by the coding sequence ATGTCGCTGAAGCCCGAACATCGTCAGACCATCGCGCTGGTCATTGCGACCTGGACCTTGTCCGGTATTCTGTACATCATTCCCTATCATATCTTCAGCGGCGCCAGCACCTATGTCACCGTGTCGGTGACCAACATCTGCGTGATGGGAATGCTGCTGTCGTGGGGCGTCTGGTGGACCGTCCGTCGGACTCGCCACCGCAACATGGCGGTGCGCCTCGCCGCAATGGGTCTCGCCGTGTGCCTCGCGTCAGGTCTGTTGGCGCTGATCGACGCGGCAACGGGCGAATGGATCGGGCGACTTGTCGTATCGAAGCAGATGGCCGCCCCCTTCGGCCTGCGTGCGACCAACAATTTCATCGCGCTGGTGTGGCAGTTTGCGCTACTCGGCGCCGCCTTTACCGTAATCGAGGCGAACAAGTTGACGCGCGAGCGCGAGCTGGAACTCGCGGCAGCGCGTGAGATAGCGAGCCGCGCAGAGGCAGCCGCGAGCGCTGCAAGCCTTGCCGCACTTCGCTATCAGCTCAACCCGCATTTCCTGTTCAACACGCTCAACGCCATCTCGTCGCTGATCGTGACCAAGGAATATGCGACGGCCGATGCGATGCTCGCCAAACTTTCGGAATTCCTGCGCGCGACGCTGTCGTCCGAACCCGATGCGCTGCTGCCGCTCGAGGACGAGCTGGCGACGCTGCAACATTATTTGGAGATCGAGAGCGTCCGTTTTGGCGAGCGGCTCGCGGTCGAATTCGTTTGCCCGCCGGCCCTCAACGGCGCCCTTGTTCCAAGCTTTCTGCTCCAGCCGCTTATCGAGAACGCGATCAAATATGCGCTCGCGCCGTCAGCCGTTCCGGTAACGATCCGGGTCGAGGCGTCGAGCGAAGGCGACACACTGACGATCGCGGTCGAGGACGACGGAACGGGGAAGGAAAAGGACAGGAAGCCGGGGACCGGCGTCGGCATTGCAAACGTACGTCAACGCCTCGAAACGCTTTATGGCGCGCGGGGCAGCATCGAGACACGGAAACGCGAGCGCGGCTTCGTCGCGATTGCGCGCCTGCCGCTCGACCGGCGAGAGGCCGCGGCATGA
- a CDS encoding aspartyl protease family protein — translation MAYRYRMSLAAFGLLGALIIAEARATAAEPVPIAAAPDAALAQPLEILPSGHPVVLVSIDGGAPKRFVIDTAASSTTIMPKLRAEMPGLIAKLSDDPLDGAAGRSDVETAVVKQVEVAGHVFRSPELMLLPPGPTDHLGVDGILGADIIADFVVELDIPGRRWRMTPRVAAGMLEGAPASVPFALDDMRAPRLNIRLNGVEVPAILDTGARGTILNWAAAKAIGITSESPGVVKATDIKGATNHAMPSVEAVIDMLSIGDAKVAGRKVRIADLPVFKVLGFSLDQPAVILGIDMFADRRFVIDHPGLRLHISPPVAPKP, via the coding sequence ATGGCATATCGTTATCGCATGAGCCTTGCCGCCTTCGGATTGCTTGGCGCGCTCATTATAGCGGAAGCGCGCGCAACGGCCGCCGAGCCTGTACCGATTGCAGCGGCCCCCGACGCGGCGCTTGCGCAGCCGCTCGAAATCCTGCCTTCGGGACATCCCGTTGTCCTCGTCAGCATCGATGGTGGCGCGCCGAAGCGTTTCGTCATCGATACCGCTGCCAGCTCGACCACGATCATGCCGAAGCTGCGCGCCGAAATGCCCGGTCTGATCGCGAAGCTGTCGGACGACCCGCTTGACGGTGCGGCGGGGCGAAGCGATGTCGAAACGGCCGTCGTCAAGCAGGTCGAGGTCGCGGGTCACGTCTTCCGCTCGCCCGAACTGATGTTGCTGCCGCCCGGGCCGACCGATCATCTGGGTGTAGACGGGATATTGGGCGCGGACATCATCGCCGATTTCGTCGTGGAGCTCGACATCCCCGGCCGCCGCTGGCGCATGACGCCCAGGGTCGCAGCGGGGATGCTGGAAGGCGCCCCGGCGTCGGTTCCCTTCGCACTCGACGACATGCGCGCGCCGCGTCTCAATATCCGCCTCAATGGCGTTGAAGTGCCCGCGATCCTGGACACGGGCGCGCGCGGGACGATTCTCAACTGGGCGGCTGCCAAGGCGATCGGGATCACCTCCGAGAGCCCGGGTGTCGTCAAGGCGACGGACATCAAGGGTGCGACCAACCACGCTATGCCCAGCGTCGAAGCAGTCATCGATATGCTGTCGATCGGCGACGCGAAGGTCGCGGGCCGCAAGGTGCGCATCGCCGACCTGCCCGTGTTCAAGGTTCTGGGATTCAGCCTCGATCAGCCCGCGGTGATCCTGGGCATCGACATGTTCGCCGACCGGCGCTTCGTGATCGACCATCCGGGCCTGCGCCTCCACATTTCGCCGCCTGTCGCCCCGAAACCCTGA